Proteins co-encoded in one Leptospira inadai serovar Lyme str. 10 genomic window:
- a CDS encoding type 1 glutamine amidotransferase, which yields MRCLIVRFKDCEGPGTLLDSLQSRKYRITYHNAYDSTIRILPDAHQVFDLIVLLGGPQTVHDPAQADFFRPWFDLTYNLTQMESRKVIGICLGSQILAKVLGAKVSVGVKGPEVGFSDLKILDSSHPVFARLAGKSVIPAFHLHEDVFELPNGAELLLEGSFYPNQMFAWKNRVFGIQCHLEVTAPMLEVWKTVHGEFIQKAGWIPGPETGQIRSQMEEAGRALFEGILDI from the coding sequence ATGAGATGTTTGATCGTTCGATTCAAGGATTGCGAAGGACCCGGAACTCTCTTGGATTCCTTGCAGTCTCGAAAGTATCGGATAACATATCATAACGCGTACGATTCTACGATTCGAATTCTACCGGATGCACATCAGGTTTTCGATTTGATCGTACTGCTTGGCGGACCGCAAACGGTACACGATCCGGCTCAGGCGGATTTTTTTAGGCCTTGGTTCGATCTAACCTATAACCTGACTCAAATGGAATCTCGAAAGGTGATCGGAATTTGTCTTGGATCTCAGATTCTGGCGAAAGTTCTAGGGGCAAAGGTATCGGTGGGAGTCAAAGGACCTGAGGTCGGATTTTCGGATCTAAAAATCCTAGATTCCTCGCATCCTGTCTTTGCGCGTTTGGCCGGGAAGTCCGTGATTCCGGCGTTTCACTTACACGAAGACGTATTCGAATTACCTAACGGTGCGGAACTTCTTCTGGAAGGAAGCTTCTATCCGAATCAGATGTTCGCCTGGAAGAATCGGGTATTCGGAATTCAATGTCATTTAGAAGTAACCGCTCCCATGCTGGAAGTCTGGAAAACGGTGCATGGCGAATTCATTCAAAAAGCGGGCTGGATTCCTGGACCGGAAACGGGTCAAATTAGGTCTCAAATGGAAGAGGCTGGGCGAGCGCTTTTTGAAGGAATCTTGGATATTTAG
- the secA gene encoding preprotein translocase subunit SecA, producing MIQKVLKVLFGSKYERDLKRLIPIVQKINEWEESIHSLSDSELTAQTQKFRERLSKGETLDDILPEAFATVRETSLRKLGMRHFDVQMMGGIALHWGNIAEMKTGEGKTLTSTLAVYLNALAGKGVHVVTVNDYLARRDALWMKPIYDFLELKVGIIQHDMDHDDRQKAYASDITYGTNNEYGFDYLRDNMVTHIDHKVQRGHFFAIVDEVDSILIDEARTPLIISGPSDESTDKYLRIDKIIPKLIEGEDYEKDEKAKNTLLTEKGVAHVEQILGIENLYAPQNVDLVHHVHQALKAHKIFQRDVDYVVQGGEVIIVDEFTGRLMSGRRYSDGLHQALEAKEGVPIARESQTLASITFQNYFRLYEKLSGMTGTADTEAEEFHKIYNLDVIVIPPNVTVQRKDFADRVYRTEKEKFTAILNEIKECQSRKQPVLVGTISIEKSEVLSRLLAQSGITHNVLNAKFHEKEAEIIANAGKPGAVTIATNMAGRGTDIVLGGAQHFKENLETWSDSDPVITEFREATLRANFEKAETLLGKLDSQNKKNRANEILTSAKIWKKNHDEVLDAGGLHILGTERHEARRIDNQLRGRSGRQGDPGSSRFYLSLQDDLMRIFGSDRISGIMERLKMPEGQEIEHTMVSNAIARAQKRVEGHNFDIRKHLLEYDDVMNRQRIVIYKMRNEVLDGGDVTGLVKGFLDEIIESQIIATCEGGNPEGWEWETLKEWFLGLGLPWEIDIDLIKKSKNAQLFLFDSLNEIAQKFYQEKADRIGGEVWKVLERNIFLDILDHRWKEHLYAMDHLREGIWTVGYGEKNPLVEYKLQGFRLFDQAIENMKYEIVSFLIRVEVTEKTQLPEEKKEYRKVGEELTGGFQELQGNKPKRPNSTAEPLPVASGGGSSERKTSRRKRK from the coding sequence ATGATACAGAAAGTTCTAAAGGTTCTCTTTGGAAGCAAATACGAAAGAGATTTAAAGCGTCTTATCCCGATCGTTCAGAAAATTAATGAATGGGAAGAGTCGATTCATTCTTTGAGTGATTCCGAGCTGACCGCCCAAACCCAAAAGTTTAGGGAGCGTCTTTCCAAGGGAGAAACATTAGACGATATTCTTCCGGAAGCGTTCGCCACCGTTCGGGAGACTTCCCTACGCAAACTAGGAATGAGACATTTCGACGTTCAGATGATGGGGGGAATCGCCCTGCACTGGGGAAATATCGCCGAGATGAAGACCGGAGAAGGAAAGACACTGACTTCGACTCTGGCCGTTTACTTAAATGCTTTGGCTGGAAAGGGAGTTCATGTCGTTACCGTAAACGATTATCTTGCAAGACGGGATGCTCTCTGGATGAAACCCATTTACGACTTTTTAGAACTGAAAGTCGGAATCATTCAGCATGATATGGATCATGACGATAGGCAGAAGGCGTACGCCTCCGACATCACGTACGGAACGAATAACGAATACGGATTCGATTATTTGCGCGATAATATGGTGACTCATATCGATCATAAGGTTCAAAGAGGGCATTTCTTTGCGATCGTGGACGAGGTCGACTCGATTTTGATCGACGAAGCTAGAACTCCTCTGATTATTTCCGGCCCTTCGGACGAATCGACGGACAAGTATCTTCGAATCGATAAAATTATTCCTAAGTTGATCGAAGGCGAGGATTACGAAAAGGATGAGAAAGCAAAAAACACCCTTCTAACGGAGAAAGGCGTCGCGCATGTCGAGCAGATTCTCGGGATCGAAAACCTGTATGCTCCGCAAAACGTGGACCTGGTGCATCACGTTCATCAGGCTCTAAAAGCCCATAAGATTTTTCAAAGAGACGTGGACTATGTGGTTCAAGGCGGCGAAGTTATCATCGTGGACGAGTTTACGGGTCGTCTCATGTCCGGCAGACGTTATTCCGACGGCCTTCACCAAGCCTTGGAAGCTAAGGAAGGCGTCCCTATCGCCCGCGAATCCCAGACTTTGGCGAGCATCACGTTCCAAAATTATTTTCGTTTGTACGAAAAGCTCTCCGGTATGACCGGAACGGCAGACACGGAAGCGGAAGAGTTTCACAAGATTTATAACCTGGACGTGATCGTAATTCCGCCTAACGTTACGGTTCAAAGAAAGGATTTTGCCGATCGCGTATACAGAACGGAAAAGGAAAAATTCACCGCGATACTGAACGAGATCAAGGAATGCCAATCTAGAAAGCAGCCTGTTCTCGTCGGAACGATTTCCATCGAAAAGTCCGAAGTGCTTTCCCGTCTACTGGCCCAGTCCGGAATTACGCATAACGTTCTAAACGCTAAATTCCACGAAAAGGAAGCCGAAATCATCGCGAATGCGGGAAAACCGGGCGCGGTCACGATCGCCACGAATATGGCCGGTCGAGGAACCGACATTGTCCTGGGCGGAGCACAGCACTTTAAGGAAAATTTGGAGACTTGGAGCGATAGTGATCCTGTTATAACGGAATTTCGGGAAGCGACTCTACGCGCCAATTTCGAAAAGGCCGAGACTTTGCTGGGCAAGTTGGATTCGCAAAATAAGAAAAACAGGGCCAACGAAATTCTAACCTCCGCAAAGATCTGGAAGAAAAATCATGACGAAGTTCTAGACGCAGGCGGATTGCATATTCTAGGAACGGAAAGACACGAGGCCCGCAGGATCGATAATCAGCTACGAGGGCGCTCGGGACGACAAGGAGATCCGGGCTCCAGTCGGTTCTATCTTTCTCTGCAAGACGATCTGATGCGAATTTTCGGATCGGACCGAATTTCAGGCATTATGGAGCGCCTGAAAATGCCGGAAGGCCAAGAAATCGAGCATACCATGGTTTCCAATGCGATTGCGAGAGCCCAAAAAAGGGTGGAAGGGCATAACTTCGATATTCGGAAACATCTATTAGAATATGATGATGTTATGAACCGCCAAAGGATCGTTATCTATAAAATGAGAAACGAGGTCCTGGACGGAGGCGATGTCACAGGACTTGTGAAAGGGTTCTTGGATGAAATCATAGAATCCCAGATCATTGCGACCTGCGAGGGCGGAAATCCGGAGGGTTGGGAATGGGAGACCTTGAAGGAGTGGTTCCTAGGTTTGGGACTTCCTTGGGAAATCGATATAGATTTAATTAAAAAATCCAAGAATGCGCAATTATTCCTATTCGATTCTTTGAACGAAATCGCTCAAAAGTTTTACCAAGAAAAAGCGGATCGGATCGGCGGCGAAGTTTGGAAAGTTTTAGAAAGGAATATCTTCCTGGATATATTGGATCATCGCTGGAAAGAGCATTTATACGCGATGGACCACCTTCGCGAAGGTATTTGGACGGTCGGCTACGGCGAAAAGAATCCTCTCGTCGAATACAAACTACAGGGATTCCGACTCTTCGACCAAGCCATCGAAAACATGAAATACGAGATCGTTAGCTTCCTGATCCGCGTGGAAGTTACGGAAAAGACGCAGCTGCCCGAAGAGAAGAAAGAATATCGGAAAGTCGGCGAGGAATTGACCGGCGGGTTCCAGGAATTGCAGGGTAATAAACCGAAACGGCCGAATTCTACGGCCGAACCTTTACCCGTTGCCTCGGGCGGGGGAAGTTCGGAACGTAAAACGAGTAGGAGAAAACGAAAATGA
- a CDS encoding 6-hydroxymethylpterin diphosphokinase MptE-like protein: MILFVGIGCAYHISAYLKTLGTKPRILCLEPFGEFEALVGDFVRREIGSIPIWYDWKKFQTLPSTSWIPEGIRSFKVFLHPAYARKFPEVSQEILSFLQTIGITDQNRIAKETYEKLWVHNFFRHAKRFQENPAAFRIICKKLPVRKNQIGCFIGASPSLELEKDWIEKNRTKVYLLASDTSLGFLLQNKILPDAILSIDSGRGTGFHFPANTPDQIPIITWLGGSARIFDLPNPKILYVSTHPLDQMARMYFFPEAPILENPTLNIAGMAISVLEAFGFESCLVKGLDFSRTGGKTHCRGSGYERYDRLFLTRKKSLYSGRYSSNASWIRRTSVLNFWKQWNPLTLLEELPKDVSPSPYWKNAVSEISSEFPRTGIFWRTASASLTEFPARICSILQRESRILE, encoded by the coding sequence ATGATTCTGTTCGTAGGAATCGGTTGCGCGTATCATATTTCCGCTTATTTGAAAACCCTAGGAACGAAGCCCCGGATTCTCTGCCTGGAGCCATTTGGGGAATTCGAAGCCCTGGTTGGAGATTTTGTGCGCCGAGAAATCGGCTCGATTCCCATCTGGTACGATTGGAAGAAATTTCAAACGCTTCCTAGCACCAGTTGGATCCCGGAAGGAATCCGTTCTTTCAAAGTTTTCCTGCACCCGGCCTACGCTCGAAAATTTCCGGAAGTTTCGCAAGAGATTCTTTCTTTTCTGCAAACCATAGGCATCACCGACCAAAACCGAATCGCAAAGGAAACGTACGAGAAACTCTGGGTACATAATTTCTTTCGCCATGCAAAGCGATTTCAAGAAAATCCCGCCGCGTTTCGAATCATCTGTAAAAAGCTTCCAGTACGAAAAAATCAAATCGGATGTTTTATCGGAGCCTCGCCTAGCCTGGAATTAGAAAAGGACTGGATAGAAAAAAACCGGACCAAAGTCTATCTACTCGCCTCGGATACCAGCCTGGGTTTTCTACTCCAAAATAAGATTCTGCCGGATGCCATCCTTTCCATTGATAGTGGGCGTGGGACCGGATTCCATTTTCCGGCAAATACCCCGGATCAAATTCCTATCATTACCTGGTTGGGCGGATCGGCGAGAATCTTCGATCTTCCCAACCCCAAAATTTTATACGTTTCCACCCATCCTCTCGACCAAATGGCCCGAATGTATTTTTTCCCTGAGGCACCGATCCTAGAAAATCCCACTTTAAATATCGCCGGAATGGCCATTTCTGTCTTGGAAGCCTTCGGCTTTGAATCCTGCCTCGTGAAAGGTTTGGATTTTTCCAGGACCGGAGGTAAAACTCATTGCAGGGGAAGCGGTTATGAAAGATACGATCGCCTCTTTCTGACTCGCAAGAAGAGTCTCTATTCCGGAAGGTATTCTTCCAATGCAAGCTGGATACGAAGAACGAGTGTACTTAATTTTTGGAAACAGTGGAATCCTTTGACCTTATTGGAAGAACTGCCGAAGGATGTTTCCCCTTCCCCTTACTGGAAAAATGCAGTATCGGAAATTTCTTCCGAATTCCCTCGAACCGGAATTTTTTGGAGGACTGCAAGCGCGTCCCTGACCGAATTTCCTGCAAGAATTTGTTCTATCTTGCAGAGAGAAAGTCGAATTCTTGAGTAA
- a CDS encoding DNA primase gives MTQHQNSEFDIVTLIELAKKNKYERAVAGFQILDRIDRLDLPKKIKGRKLAVQAMFALSNEEVQYKYVTKEERAAIEQDSRITDPAYSKFNGLFEAPQAPIAEEDTEEDFIPEETPKPLMDMEDGEEGEESYDDDEDDDEEEEDEEETEEDEEEEEETVEEEEE, from the coding sequence ATGACCCAACACCAGAATTCTGAGTTTGATATTGTTACTCTTATCGAATTAGCCAAGAAAAACAAGTACGAAAGAGCCGTAGCTGGTTTTCAAATTCTGGATAGGATCGATCGCCTGGACCTGCCTAAGAAAATCAAGGGTAGAAAACTGGCCGTGCAAGCCATGTTTGCACTCTCCAACGAAGAAGTTCAATACAAATACGTCACGAAAGAAGAAAGAGCCGCGATCGAGCAAGATTCTCGGATCACGGATCCTGCGTATTCCAAATTTAACGGTCTTTTCGAGGCGCCTCAGGCTCCGATAGCGGAGGAAGACACCGAAGAAGACTTTATCCCCGAAGAAACGCCTAAGCCTCTCATGGATATGGAAGACGGTGAAGAAGGTGAAGAATCCTACGACGATGATGAGGACGACGACGAGGAAGAAGAGGATGAAGAAGAAACCGAAGAGGACGAGGAAGAAGAGGAAGAAACCGTCGAAGAAGAGGAAGAGTAG
- a CDS encoding efflux RND transporter periplasmic adaptor subunit: protein MKFNLSKKSRFWLTLLVLAGIGSVASLGIGRGQKKNVRPPGKPIVSENGERIEFKENSPGLAIIKTMAIGQDGDFVNVEAPARLIATMAPSVSGEGERIVLFESAELNDLYVGYIHSKNSLNRSRKNLARIQDMFKHRVATEKDLVEAETNADNDAAELAEFEGKLRAVGLNPAMLGKSGPKTAWIMCDVPESQLQNLKKGKRVKVKFSSFPDKEWIGVAEALGDNVDPFTRTVKVRIEIMNDGFKLKPGMYAIVKFPEETSGDSVVLPFNSIITVEGKNYVFVEESPGEFFRREVILGISSRERVNVLEGLTRGDRVVVEGAILLKGLSFGF, encoded by the coding sequence ATGAAATTTAACTTATCTAAAAAAAGTCGCTTTTGGCTCACTCTACTCGTTTTGGCCGGGATCGGTTCGGTTGCTTCCTTAGGTATCGGTAGGGGGCAGAAAAAAAATGTTCGTCCGCCGGGAAAACCCATCGTTTCGGAAAACGGCGAACGAATCGAATTCAAAGAAAATAGCCCTGGCTTAGCGATCATCAAGACGATGGCGATCGGCCAAGACGGCGATTTTGTGAACGTGGAAGCTCCTGCCCGTTTAATCGCGACTATGGCTCCTTCGGTGTCCGGCGAGGGAGAACGCATCGTACTTTTTGAATCTGCGGAATTGAACGATCTCTACGTCGGTTATATCCATTCTAAGAACAGCCTAAACCGCTCCCGGAAGAATCTCGCTAGGATTCAAGATATGTTTAAGCATAGAGTTGCGACGGAGAAGGATTTGGTGGAAGCCGAGACGAATGCGGACAACGATGCCGCCGAACTCGCCGAATTCGAAGGAAAATTAAGAGCAGTTGGCCTAAACCCGGCGATGCTCGGAAAGTCCGGACCCAAGACCGCTTGGATTATGTGCGATGTTCCCGAATCTCAATTACAGAATCTAAAGAAAGGAAAAAGAGTAAAAGTAAAGTTTTCTTCCTTTCCCGATAAGGAATGGATCGGAGTAGCCGAGGCGTTAGGCGATAACGTGGACCCGTTTACTCGAACCGTTAAAGTGCGAATCGAGATCATGAACGACGGCTTTAAATTAAAACCCGGAATGTACGCCATCGTCAAGTTCCCGGAGGAAACAAGCGGTGATTCGGTCGTCTTACCGTTTAATTCGATCATAACCGTCGAAGGCAAAAATTATGTTTTTGTAGAGGAGTCGCCGGGCGAATTCTTTCGTAGGGAAGTTATCTTAGGCATATCCAGTCGAGAAAGAGTGAACGTTTTGGAGGGACTTACACGAGGAGACCGAGTCGTTGTAGAAGGCGCGATTCTCTTAAAAGGATTAAGTTTCGGATTCTAA
- a CDS encoding TlpA family protein disulfide reductase: protein MDSQANPDSRLNFSRFVAGIFFRLSFLLILVGSATCAPSEQSNLGVQSFEGVTLDGQTIRLSDIQAERIALNVYGPNCVPCIKEVPVLNYLYKDLASNPRIKLYMVVDPTVFVDSPEKMTEEQIIKEANIQMREEIRKYGIKLPVLIMKKPFRISRNDGLVTGTPETLLFKTKPLVLYYNFIGPISEESDVLAIPKDGKVIFFKRMAGSV, encoded by the coding sequence ATGGATTCTCAGGCAAACCCCGATTCCAGGCTTAATTTCTCTCGCTTTGTAGCGGGGATTTTCTTCCGCCTTTCTTTCCTACTCATTTTGGTCGGTAGTGCGACCTGTGCCCCCTCGGAACAATCCAATCTAGGCGTGCAGTCGTTCGAAGGAGTAACGTTAGACGGGCAGACAATTCGCTTGTCCGATATCCAAGCCGAACGAATCGCCTTGAATGTTTACGGCCCGAACTGCGTACCCTGCATTAAAGAAGTTCCTGTTTTGAATTACTTGTACAAGGATTTGGCATCGAATCCCAGAATCAAATTGTACATGGTCGTGGATCCGACCGTGTTTGTGGATTCTCCCGAAAAAATGACCGAAGAACAGATCATCAAGGAAGCGAATATTCAAATGAGAGAAGAGATCCGAAAATACGGTATAAAGCTTCCGGTTTTGATTATGAAAAAGCCGTTCCGGATTTCTAGAAATGACGGATTGGTAACCGGAACACCCGAGACCTTATTATTCAAAACGAAACCGCTTGTGCTATATTATAATTTTATCGGACCGATCAGCGAGGAATCGGACGTACTTGCGATACCGAAAGATGGAAAAGTAATTTTCTTTAAGCGAATGGCAGGATCCGTATGA
- a CDS encoding HEAT repeat domain-containing protein, which produces MNSTAESRNSKKKIESSSRLETDIPPLQLGIIRFHIRKPLVITVLAMVLLGSSPMRAVPKESTKPKYTAEQIRKKKEVLLQILKYGTTKERSVALRELEDFPKEESGELYDQVGIILAKDPDWSMRIYALRISSLLGLSKFEDKIVALVRYDQPDVQKEAVYAVKKLKFKSAIPLLTDLLKAQDFTKNSNLTVSLIDALAEFPEADEAFRVLEARFQEKFNDPELRAQTALYFGKVKNKSVENLLITTFKDDKEPITLRAYCVNALGKMKSTAAIAPMTELLNKIRNLKSKTDIQDYQALKIHTITALVSLGDKDIIEELYSFARDDDAVVRLRAIKHLAETEDPAVIEILEYKAQRDPSEKVKRAAQAALDKLRKKISPDFIPPTKPEDTATKPKAESSKTDSKTKGDSSKPEESKSSKTSKPDKKVVPFADEESEELENP; this is translated from the coding sequence ATGAACTCAACCGCAGAATCAAGGAACTCGAAGAAGAAAATCGAAAGCTCCAGCAGACTGGAGACTGACATACCTCCCCTTCAACTCGGAATCATCCGTTTTCATATCCGGAAGCCGCTCGTCATAACGGTATTGGCGATGGTATTACTCGGCTCCTCTCCTATGCGAGCCGTGCCCAAAGAGTCGACAAAGCCGAAATATACGGCGGAACAGATTCGAAAGAAAAAAGAAGTACTCCTGCAAATTCTGAAGTACGGAACCACGAAAGAACGCTCCGTAGCGTTGCGAGAGCTGGAAGATTTTCCGAAAGAGGAATCCGGAGAGCTGTACGATCAGGTTGGAATCATCCTGGCAAAAGATCCGGATTGGTCGATGCGCATCTATGCGCTAAGAATCTCGAGCCTTCTGGGCTTAAGCAAATTCGAGGATAAGATAGTCGCGCTCGTTCGGTATGATCAACCCGATGTCCAGAAGGAAGCCGTCTATGCGGTCAAAAAGTTAAAGTTCAAGTCCGCGATCCCTCTGTTAACCGACCTGTTGAAGGCCCAGGATTTTACGAAAAATTCGAACCTTACCGTTTCTTTAATCGATGCATTGGCCGAATTCCCGGAAGCGGACGAGGCGTTTCGCGTTTTAGAAGCGAGATTTCAGGAGAAATTCAACGATCCGGAATTGAGAGCCCAAACTGCATTATATTTCGGTAAAGTAAAGAATAAATCCGTCGAGAATCTCCTGATTACCACCTTCAAGGATGATAAAGAACCCATCACTTTACGCGCATATTGCGTCAACGCCTTGGGTAAGATGAAATCGACCGCAGCTATCGCTCCTATGACCGAATTGCTGAATAAAATCCGGAATTTAAAATCCAAAACCGATATCCAAGACTACCAAGCCTTAAAGATTCACACGATCACGGCTTTGGTTTCCCTCGGCGATAAGGACATCATCGAAGAGCTTTATTCTTTCGCGAGAGACGATGACGCAGTCGTTCGATTGCGAGCGATCAAACATTTGGCGGAAACGGAAGATCCGGCGGTCATAGAAATTTTGGAATACAAAGCCCAAAGAGATCCTAGTGAAAAAGTAAAACGTGCCGCTCAGGCAGCTTTAGACAAGCTTCGCAAAAAAATTTCCCCTGATTTTATTCCGCCTACAAAACCGGAGGATACTGCGACAAAGCCTAAAGCCGAATCTTCGAAAACGGATTCCAAAACTAAGGGAGATTCTTCGAAACCGGAAGAAAGCAAATCCTCTAAAACTTCGAAACCCGATAAGAAAGTCGTTCCTTTTGCCGATGAGGAGTCGGAAGAATTAGAGAATCCTTAA
- a CDS encoding response regulator: MNKGYIICVDDEVSVLETLQEQLHNEFGKTHEIETARSAEEALSLLEEIQNSGFVIEVIITDQVMPGMKGADFLESVHKKSPDSIKILLTGQAGLDSAIHAINFGGLSRYVEKPWNIEDLSRDIHSLIEKFHQNLENQHLVNELNRRIKELEEENRKLQQTGD; encoded by the coding sequence ATGAATAAAGGTTATATTATTTGTGTCGATGATGAAGTATCGGTTCTGGAAACTCTCCAGGAGCAGCTCCATAACGAATTCGGTAAGACTCATGAAATCGAAACCGCAAGGAGCGCAGAGGAAGCGCTTTCCCTTTTGGAGGAAATCCAAAATTCCGGCTTCGTGATCGAAGTAATCATCACCGACCAGGTGATGCCGGGAATGAAAGGAGCCGACTTTCTGGAGTCCGTCCATAAGAAGTCTCCCGATTCGATTAAGATTTTACTGACCGGTCAGGCCGGTCTGGATTCGGCAATTCATGCCATTAATTTCGGAGGACTGAGTCGGTACGTCGAAAAGCCCTGGAATATTGAAGACCTTAGCAGGGACATACATTCCCTGATTGAAAAGTTCCATCAGAACTTGGAGAACCAACACCTAGTCAATGAACTCAACCGCAGAATCAAGGAACTCGAAGAAGAAAATCGAAAGCTCCAGCAGACTGGAGACTGA